Proteins encoded together in one Salvelinus namaycush isolate Seneca chromosome 26, SaNama_1.0, whole genome shotgun sequence window:
- the LOC120021522 gene encoding protein EOLA1-like, with protein sequence MTLQVGCLSFRQPYAGLVLNGVKSIETRWRPLLSAMENCTLAIHIAQKDWEGDQWRDMLTNTLGMSHMQIEELLASGDRFGRGVVAGLVEVGETWCCSDNVPEEDLRELEKAAVLTGLTEKHLTQLSNPRWLKEPLYARGHKDIWTVDIPVQLLPSA encoded by the exons ATGACATTACAAGTGGGTTGCCTATCATTCAGGCAGCCGTACGCGGGGTTAGTACTTAATGGTGTAAAAAGTATTGAGACACGTTGGCGCCCCTTGTTGTCCGCAATGGAAAACTGCACTCTAGCTATTCATATTGCGCAGAAGGACTGGGAGGGCGACCAGTGGAGAGACATGCTCACCAATACACTTGGAATGAGCCATATGCAAATAGAGGAGCTTCTGGCTTCAGGTGACAGATTCGGCCGTGGAGTCGTGGCAG GCTTGGTGGAGGTGGGGGAGACTTGGTGCTGCTCTGACAATGTGCCAGAGGAGGATCTGAGGGAGCTGGAGAAGGCAGCAGTGCTCACTGGGCTCACAGAGAAACACCTCACACAGCTGTCAAACCCACGCTGGCTCAAGGAACCCCTTTATGCCAGAGGTCACAAAGACATTTGGACAGTGGACATCCCAGTACAATTACTGCCATCTGCGTAG
- the LOC120021407 gene encoding transmembrane protein 185-like: protein MNLRGFFQDFNPSKFLIYACLLLFSVLLSLRLDGIIQWSYWAVFAPIWLWKLTVIIGASVGTGVWAHNPQYRAEGETCVEFKAMLIAVGIHLLLLTFEVLVCDRVERGTHFWLLVFMPLFFVSPVSVAACVWGFRHDRSLELEILCSVNILQFIFIALRLDKIISWPWLVVCVPLWIVMSFLCLVVLYYIVWSVLFLRSMDLIAEQRRTHITMAISWMTIVVPLLTFEILLVHKLDGHYGSSYVSVFVPLWLSLVTLMATTFGQKGGNHWWFGIRKDFCQFLLELFPFLREYGNVSYDLHHEDAEVSVEMPAHDPPKIAPMFRKKTGVVITQSPGKYFVPPPKLCIDMPD from the exons ATGAATCTTCGGGGATTCTTCCAAGATTTCAACCCCAG TAAGTTCCTCATCTATGCCTGCCTGCTGCTGTTTTCGGTTCTGCTGTCGCTGCGTCTGGATGGCATCATCCAATGGAGTTATTGGGCTGTCTTTGCCCCCATATGGCTATGGAAGCTCACGGTCATCATCGGTGCCTCAGTGGGCACAGGCGTCTGGGCCCACAACCCACAGTACAG GGCTGAGGGTGAAACCTGTGTGGAGTTCAAGGCCATGCTGATTGCTGTTGGGATCCACCTGCTCCTACTCACCTTTGAGGTGCTGGTGTGTGACCGTGTGGAGAGGGGCACTCACTTCTGGCTGCTGGTCTTCATGCCCCTCTTCTTTGTCTCACCTGTCTCTGTTGCAGCCTGTGTGTGGGGCTTCCGGCATGATCGCTCTCTAGAG TTGGAGATCTTGTGCTCGGTCAATATTCTTCAGTTTATCTTCATTGCCCTGCGACTAGATAAAATCATCAGTTGGCCTTGGCTG GTTGTCTGTGTGCCACTGTGGATCGTCATGTCCTTCCTGTGCCTTGTGGTACTCTACTACATTGTGTGGTCAGTGCTCTTTCTGCGGTCTATGGACCTCATTGCAGAGCAACGGCGTACTCACATCACCATGGCGATCAGCTGGATGACAATCGTTGTACCATTGCTAACTTTTGAG ATCCTGTTGGTCCATAAATTGGATGGCCACTACGGCTCCAGCTATGTGTCAGTATTCGTGCCTCTCTGGCTATCCCTGGTGACTCTGATGGCCACGACCTTTGGCCAGAAAGGAGGCAACCACT GGTGGTTTGGCATCCGAAAAGACTTCTGCCAGTTTCTTCTTGAGCTCTTTCCCTTCCTGCGGGAGTATGGGAACGTTTCCTACGACCTGCACCACGAGGACGCTGAGGTGTCCGTGGAGATGCCTGCACACGACCCGCCAAAAATAGCCCCCATGTTCCGCAAAAAGACTGGTGTGGTGATCACACAGAGCCCAGGGAAGTACTTTGTGCCTCCTCCAAAACTGTGCATTGACATGCCTGACTAA